The Metabacillus sediminilitoris genome window below encodes:
- a CDS encoding glycerophosphodiester phosphodiesterase, with amino-acid sequence MNKKLVAGVGLAFTLLFSSLHQTFAAESTGEIRKVDNVAHRGASGYAPENTIAAFDKAVEMKADYIEIDVQRSKDGELVLIHDTTVDRTTDGTGKVGDLTFDELRNLDAGSWKGEQFTGEKIPTFDEILDRYHGKIGILIELKAPELYPGIEESVAKALKAKNLDKPSNEKIIIQSFNFESVKKMNDLLPKVPMGVLTSSKTHTTPMALQEFSSYADYFNPSYTIVSKELVNEVHDLGMKISSWTVRSQETADFLLEMGVDAIITDYPDYVDPRMQN; translated from the coding sequence ATGAATAAGAAATTAGTCGCAGGAGTTGGCCTCGCTTTTACGTTACTATTTAGTTCACTTCACCAAACCTTTGCTGCAGAATCAACAGGTGAAATAAGAAAGGTTGATAATGTTGCACATCGCGGTGCTTCTGGATATGCACCCGAGAATACGATAGCTGCCTTTGATAAAGCAGTAGAAATGAAAGCCGACTATATTGAAATCGATGTTCAAAGAAGTAAAGATGGAGAATTAGTATTAATCCATGATACAACCGTTGATAGAACAACGGACGGTACTGGGAAAGTCGGTGATTTAACGTTTGATGAGCTAAGAAATCTTGATGCAGGTAGTTGGAAAGGTGAGCAGTTTACTGGAGAAAAAATTCCGACATTTGATGAAATTCTTGACAGATATCATGGGAAAATTGGTATTTTAATAGAATTAAAAGCACCAGAGCTTTATCCTGGGATTGAGGAAAGTGTAGCGAAGGCATTAAAAGCAAAGAATCTTGATAAACCAAGTAATGAAAAAATAATTATCCAATCGTTTAATTTTGAATCTGTAAAAAAAATGAACGATTTATTACCAAAAGTACCTATGGGCGTGTTAACGTCTTCTAAAACTCATACAACACCAATGGCACTACAAGAGTTTTCTTCTTATGCAGATTACTTTAACCCTAGTTATACAATCGTTTCAAAAGAGTTAGTGAATGAAGTGCATGATTTAGGAATGAAAATATCTTCATGGACAGTCCGAAGCCAAGAGACAGCAGATTTCCTTTTGGAAATGGGAGTTGACGCAATTATTACAGATTATCCAGATTATGTTGATCCACGTATGCAAAATTAA
- a CDS encoding LysM peptidoglycan-binding and 3D domain-containing protein, which yields MKKSILSFITVVALTVGITGNASAEEVNVQEGDTLWDIAEQKDVSVEELKDWNELTGDIIQPEDKLFIQEYYEIIKGDSLWNIAVENNVSVDDLKEWNGIVSHIIHPGNKIIIEHKDNKQETTTTATNNQVKSVTVENDSTKPVEKSEVAVPVEKTEEKSDEEASVEKSAEKEITVEATAYTANCEGCSGTTKTGIDLKANPNQKVIAVDPDVIPLGTKVHVEGYGEAIAGDTGGAIDGKKIDVFIPSESEAKQWGRKDVQVKILD from the coding sequence ATGAAAAAAAGCATTTTATCATTCATAACCGTTGTTGCATTAACTGTAGGTATTACTGGAAATGCCTCAGCTGAAGAAGTGAATGTGCAAGAGGGTGACACTCTTTGGGATATTGCAGAACAAAAAGATGTGTCTGTTGAAGAGTTAAAAGATTGGAATGAGTTAACAGGAGATATTATTCAACCTGAAGATAAATTATTTATTCAAGAGTATTATGAAATTATTAAGGGCGATTCTCTCTGGAATATCGCTGTAGAAAATAACGTGTCAGTTGATGATCTTAAAGAGTGGAACGGGATTGTCTCTCATATCATCCATCCTGGTAACAAAATAATCATAGAACATAAAGACAATAAGCAAGAAACTACTACAACAGCTACTAACAATCAAGTGAAGTCTGTAACTGTTGAGAATGATTCAACAAAACCAGTTGAAAAATCTGAAGTAGCTGTACCTGTTGAAAAGACAGAAGAAAAATCTGATGAAGAAGCTTCTGTTGAAAAATCTGCTGAAAAGGAGATAACTGTTGAAGCAACAGCTTATACAGCAAATTGTGAAGGATGTTCTGGTACGACAAAAACAGGTATTGACTTAAAAGCTAATCCAAATCAAAAGGTAATTGCCGTTGATCCCGATGTTATTCCATTAGGTACAAAAGTACATGTAGAAGGTTATGGTGAAGCCATTGCCGGCGATACTGGCGGAGCAATTGATGGTAAAAAAATTGACGTGTTTATTCCATCAGAATCAGAAGCAAAGCAGTGGGGAAGAAAGGATGTTCAAGTTAAGATTTTGGATTAA
- a CDS encoding amidohydrolase, with the protein MSKQNLLQWLEENQASFSDMARKIWEHPEMSYEEKYASNLQMVELKEEGFTIETSIGGIQTAFIAEYGSGKPIIGILGEYDALPGLSQTVSPSRQEVVPNGPGHGCGHNLLGTAGVEAVAAIKKAIEQEGLIGTIRYYGCPAEELLSGKTFMARAGAFDDLDCVLTWHPGTANEITNSSLQAMTSIKFYFKGTTAHAGVAPHTGRSALDAVELMNVGSNYMREHVPDGSRIHYVITNGGLAPNIVPGEASVWYYLRAATKDIVKEMQNRLQKIARGAAMMTETEVTWEILASPYETFPNEILNDLLYDNMLQLNELTYTEDEKSFAKDLAGTLNTKNMIENEVEELLPTNCLNNKSLIGTTFGASTDVGDVCWIKPVGQIMTTCAPAGVQFHTWQATASFGSSIGIKGMHYAAKTMALTAYDLLLNKDNVLEKAKAEFNASTKGKQYVPGIPKETHPHVQ; encoded by the coding sequence TTGAGTAAACAAAATCTACTGCAATGGTTAGAGGAAAATCAGGCTTCATTTTCAGATATGGCGAGAAAGATTTGGGAGCATCCCGAAATGTCATATGAGGAAAAATATGCTTCAAATTTGCAAATGGTAGAACTAAAAGAAGAGGGATTTACGATTGAAACATCTATCGGAGGAATTCAAACAGCTTTTATAGCGGAATACGGTTCAGGTAAACCGATCATAGGAATATTGGGAGAATATGATGCCTTACCAGGATTGTCGCAAACAGTTAGTCCATCTCGTCAAGAGGTAGTCCCAAATGGACCAGGGCATGGATGCGGGCACAATTTGCTTGGAACAGCGGGAGTTGAAGCAGTAGCAGCAATAAAAAAAGCGATTGAACAAGAAGGTCTAATTGGTACAATTCGCTATTATGGCTGTCCAGCTGAAGAGCTATTGTCTGGAAAGACATTTATGGCAAGAGCGGGCGCATTTGATGATTTGGATTGTGTCTTGACCTGGCACCCGGGTACAGCGAATGAAATCACGAATTCAAGTTTGCAAGCCATGACATCAATAAAATTTTACTTTAAAGGAACAACTGCACATGCTGGAGTAGCTCCTCATACAGGAAGAAGTGCACTTGATGCTGTTGAACTTATGAATGTAGGGTCTAATTACATGAGAGAACATGTTCCTGACGGTTCGAGAATACATTATGTAATTACAAATGGAGGTCTTGCACCTAATATTGTGCCTGGTGAGGCAAGTGTTTGGTATTATTTGAGAGCCGCAACAAAAGACATAGTAAAGGAAATGCAAAATAGATTGCAAAAGATTGCCCGAGGTGCAGCCATGATGACTGAAACAGAAGTTACTTGGGAGATATTGGCGAGCCCGTATGAAACTTTCCCAAATGAAATCTTAAATGATTTGCTGTATGACAATATGCTGCAGTTAAATGAGCTGACATATACAGAAGATGAGAAGTCTTTTGCCAAAGATTTAGCGGGCACCTTAAATACAAAAAATATGATAGAAAATGAAGTTGAGGAATTGCTTCCAACCAATTGTCTGAACAACAAATCCTTAATAGGAACGACATTTGGGGCTTCGACAGATGTAGGTGATGTTTGTTGGATAAAACCTGTTGGACAAATCATGACAACATGTGCTCCAGCAGGAGTCCAATTTCATACGTGGCAGGCAACCGCAAGTTTCGGTTCTTCCATTGGTATAAAAGGTATGCATTATGCTGCAAAAACGATGGCACTGACAGCCTATGACTTGTTGTTAAACAAAGACAATGTATTGGAAAAAGCAAAAGCTGAATTTAATGCAAGCACGAAAGGCAAGCAGTATGTGCCTGGGATACCGAAAGAAACCCACCCCCATGTACAATAG
- a CDS encoding MFS transporter, translating to MQNSLIENKKRHLILVLLFLGWCLSYLDRMAMNVGIVEIAKDFNLSPSVMGIVLSSFFAGYAIMQVPGGWLADKYGSRKVIAVAILFWSIFTVLTGMAWSLMSMVVIRFMFGLGEGAYPAASSKAIANAFPKKERPGAQTIMMSSNSLGGVIAPLIATPLLVWIGWKNLFLTIGILGIVVAWLLWHYLKPENMKQDHSEEEVSEKASFKDVIKIPITWKLAIMWFGMSTVIWGLISWMPPYLVGARGLDLMSMGMLTSIPALTGAIATVIGGQLIQSYLSGKEKLIAIVSSILVIVCLYLLYNAPSVTFVITFQSLCTIFHGLVFATIFSLPHKVISKTNIGTAIGIINLGGMIGAFLAPMAMGYLIEKFNGSYTPAFIYLIVCAVLSIVAAVALNKKRDLSFENNVIISGGKSI from the coding sequence ATGCAAAACAGCTTAATAGAAAATAAAAAAAGGCACTTAATACTTGTACTTTTATTTTTAGGATGGTGTTTATCTTATCTAGACAGAATGGCAATGAATGTGGGCATTGTTGAAATTGCGAAGGATTTTAATCTCAGTCCTTCTGTGATGGGAATTGTACTTAGTAGTTTCTTTGCAGGATACGCAATTATGCAAGTGCCTGGTGGCTGGCTGGCGGATAAATACGGATCCAGAAAAGTAATTGCAGTCGCTATTTTATTTTGGTCTATCTTTACTGTTTTAACAGGGATGGCATGGTCATTAATGTCGATGGTTGTGATTCGTTTTATGTTTGGCCTCGGTGAAGGAGCATATCCAGCTGCAAGTTCGAAAGCGATAGCCAATGCTTTTCCAAAGAAAGAACGTCCTGGAGCTCAGACGATCATGATGTCATCAAATTCACTTGGAGGAGTAATAGCACCGCTTATTGCGACACCATTACTAGTGTGGATTGGCTGGAAAAATTTATTTTTGACTATTGGTATTTTAGGTATTGTGGTTGCATGGCTGCTTTGGCATTACCTGAAACCAGAAAATATGAAGCAAGATCATTCTGAAGAAGAAGTCTCAGAAAAAGCTTCATTTAAAGATGTTATTAAAATACCGATCACATGGAAGTTAGCCATTATGTGGTTTGGAATGAGCACAGTTATTTGGGGACTAATATCATGGATGCCTCCTTATCTAGTAGGAGCTAGAGGACTTGATCTCATGTCAATGGGAATGCTTACTTCAATTCCAGCACTAACGGGTGCCATTGCAACAGTTATTGGTGGGCAGCTAATTCAATCTTATTTGAGTGGAAAAGAAAAATTGATCGCTATTGTGAGCTCTATTTTGGTCATCGTATGTTTGTATTTGTTATATAATGCGCCATCTGTAACGTTTGTCATTACATTTCAGTCATTGTGCACAATATTTCATGGACTCGTATTTGCCACTATCTTTTCCTTACCGCATAAAGTGATTTCAAAGACTAATATCGGTACAGCTATAGGGATTATAAACCTGGGGGGAATGATTGGGGCTTTCCTTGCCCCAATGGCTATGGGATATTTAATTGAAAAATTTAACGGTTCTTATACACCAGCTTTCATCTATCTTATTGTTTGCGCAGTTTTAAGCATTGTAGCAGCAGTGGCCTTAAATAAAAAAAGAGACTTATCCTTTGAGAATAATGTAATCATTAGTGGAGGAAAATCAATCTAA